CAAAACAAAAGCAAACTAAAATCATGAGTATGATATTAGATGGGttattcaaatgtatttatcatttattttggtTTGTTATGTGAGTGCATTGGCAACGTTtctgcaaaatatgaatgcatgtACTTTTGTTTTCAGCCACAAGATAGCGCCAAATGATCACATGAAGCTGCGTTCAAGCTATTTTATGAGTCCCCTCTGTGTCGTTACACTTCTGCTCAGAAGGGGGCGCTTGAACACAATTTATCAAACACAATGTTCACACGCTTTTGCTCAATGTCACACTGAGAAAACACACATTACAGTTATAACAAGAAGGGACAAGGATAATTATTTCCGGCAATCAGTGAATTTATtgagagttttttttatttttttatgtttgcaactATTTTGTCAAATAAAGCGCTTTAATGGCGATAGTAGAAAAACTAGAACACAgcagtaaatattaataaaaagcaTGAATTAATAGTGTTGAAATCATTTGAATATGAATGGCTGCATGCACAGGGCGCCGGAGGAGCAATGTTTTACGCTTATTAAAGACAGCTTGCAGGGTTAGGGAGACTTAAAACGCGTCCGACCTGCAGCATGCAAACAGACTGAATATTCAAATATaactgtaataaaaaaataaaaaataaagtcaagtctgacctttattttatacctttttttaatcattttttaaatttattttttagccCTGTTTGAGGTATTTAAAATATCCTCACGTTTTATGATTGATAGAAAGAGGacacaaaataattgttttaaattaagacaaattttatgacaaaatataatgcagctgagataggctccaaaaccccccgccaccccaaaagggacaagcggtaggaaatggatggatatttgtttTAAAAAGCAGTGGTCATTTActgtttattagattttttttttgaagtttTGATTTTGATAACATCAATGTAATGCATATCATAGGTTCAtttatattgccaaaattatgaCTACAGAATTTGTttaaaaacccccccaaaaaacactaTTTAATCCACTTTCATCCTCTTCTCTCGTCCACACCCGCCCTTGTTGCGCATGCGTCACCAGGTATTCCCGTTCATTTGtcctttttttctccccccctcTCTTAGGCCAGGTGAGACGATCGAGTAGAAGAggtacacaaaaagtactttgggACCTGAGGCTCGGGTGCAAACAAAGCagccaaaaaaagaagaaagaagacgaaagaaagaaaaaaacagacGACGGAGACAGAAAATAATGTCAATTATGGGCAAGATGGGTGAATGGCAGGTATGTGCTGCAGCTGCTTTACACATAAGAGTCCTAAAgactggttaaaaaaaaatcaacataaaaaggcttttattttgcAAGGTCTTATTGCATGAGGCGTTTATTTGTTGCAGTTTTGCACGGTGGCCAAGCAAGTTCCTGCAGTCTCGCGCTGGCATTGTCAAACAGTTTCATGCTTTAGTTTCattattaactaaaaaaaaaaaaaaaaaaaaaaaaaaggagggagaGGGAGGGGAGACGTACCTGTCTGAGGTGCATGCATGAGGCGACAGGGCCGAGCCAGGCTCCTTTTAGCCTCATTCAAATGAAACAAGGCCATGTTGTTGTGTTAATTATTAACACCCCCTCCccttgcaaaaaaagaaaaagaaaataacccTCAGATACTCAATGGACCTGTAGAACCGCCACCTTTTTAACATAACAAGCTCTGCACTCTCAATGGGATTAAAATAACATTATGCATAGTTAATAACATCAAAAAGAGCAccgtgttatcattattattttttaataatgcaTATAACGTAGCGTGTACGTTACGTGGACACAccagtgtgtgagcgtgtgtttgagtgtgtgtgtgtgtgtgtgtgcgttgatATGCTAATGAGGCCCTGTGCCAGTCGTTATTATACACAGCAGCTCCACTTCCACCATTAGAGGGAGACCTCAGAGCGCAAAGACAGCAGGCTTGAATAAAATTTTGGAGCTGCGCGCGAggggcgcacacacacgcacacacacacacacacacacacacacgcacacgccaatatatatataatacacacacgtattgtgtgttatatataaatatcttGAAAACTGCGGGGATACCTTTTACACAGAAAAAGGCACATCGACATCCCATGAAAATGCTGTGGAAATTAACTGATAACATTAAATACGAAGACTGCGAGGTAAGGtgctccactttttttttttttaaatgttcatattcatttttatttttattttttcattttttttaaattttattcgaTTTTTTGTTGTCGAATTAAATGTGTGTCAAAACGAATTTCTCTTAAAAAAAATGACTTCTTGTGTAGTATTATGTGATTATTGTTATTGCCATGGCCGCGTATATACAAAAGTTATACACCAGCGACTTGTGTGGGAGTGGAGGAGCCAGTCGGACGTGTTTTTGCCAGCACACCTTTACTTCCACtttgcgtgcgtgtgtgtctgtACACTTTTCCCCCCGACTTTACCGTTGTTAAAAATGCGTAATTACGCACGAACGGGTCGTAAAAGTTGacgtttttttggtgtttttttgtgtggaaTATACCTATTGGATTAATTTGGAGCTTTCATGATGGAGGACGATCAGGACGAGGTGTCAAACAAAGACGGAGGTAGAAACGATTTCCTCCGAGCGTCGTCCTCAGAGGTGCACACacactttttgtctttttttttttttcatgcgctTTAGCCATGGGACTCTTTTAAACACCCCCTCCCCTTCCTCTCTGTCCTCCCCCTCCCTTCCTCGGCTCTGATTCGTCAAAGGAGACTGAATGTCCCCCTttttgtctctctctctttccgCCTGCACTCCGCGCACTCTCTCTCCCATCTCTGATGAGATATTCCCATTCCTGCTTTCAATGGACGTCATTTAAGCGCAGACTTTGCGGCCCTGACTTGCGTCCTCCACTCCACGCGCACCACTTCTTGTTCCATTcttgctggctttttttttttgcgccccccccacccttcttttttttttttttgtattttgattattattattattccaaatTGACGTCTTCCTGCCCTGTTGGCGCCATGTCCGCGCTGTGTTAGATGGAATCGGGGCTGATATGAGCTCACGCGTGGGGACTGCAGAACTGTgaagaaaaaacaagattttttttttttcttttttttttttttctttttttttttttgtactttattaTGGGGATCTAACCTATTATTTCTAATGGATTATCGCTCTCTTGCCGTGGCACATAgctgatatttttttttcaggagtcattttttttccacaaaaaaaaaaaaaaattgaaaaattctTCTCTTGAATTGCTTCTTTTAATCCTTTCAGATGTTAGTGCACAGTTTTTCCGCTATGGTAAGTCCTTGCAGGATTTTTTtgtgcttgtgttttttattttttattttgcatgcAAAATTCTTCATATTTgtaatttttaaacaaaataaattagCTATTTGTGTGAGCAAAAACATTTGAacatatttgattaaaaaaatgcatttattttattgttttttcaattttttctttttttggcttCCAGGACCGTCACGACGGCACCAGCAACGGGACAGCCCGGCTACCTCAGCTGGGCGGCGTGGGTCAGAGTCCCTACACGAGCGCCCCTCCGCTCTCCCACACGCCCAACTCAGACTTCCAGCCCCCGTACTTCCCCCCGCCCTACCAGCCCATCTACCCGCAGTCTCAGGACCCTTACTCGCACGTCAACGACCCGTACTCCCTCAACTCCTTGCACGCCCAGCAGCAACCGCAGCACCCGGGCTGGCCGGGCCAGAGGCAGGGCCAGGACGGCGGCCTGCTGCACCAGCACCGCAGCCTGCCCCACCAGCTGTGCCGGGACTACCGCAGGGAGGTGCTCCTACCGTCCGGTCACGGCCTTGATACGGGACTCTCGGACTCGATCCCAATCCATGGATTACCTCACTCTTTAGAAGATGTCCAGGTACATTTTTCATTCCAGGAAAAAAAATTACGCCTGAACAAATTTAGTTTTACTTTTTAGGTGCGAAAAAGTTCCATTAcattccaaaaaaataataaaataaaaatatatatatcaacagcttttaatatgttttttttttaattaaaatgcgAATTAATTTGCCTTCAAATGGATTTTAACGCCTTTATTAAATTTACACCTACACACCATAACAATCTAATGATATAATCATGTAACAAATAATCTGGAATTAGGTCAGCATTATTACGGGGCGACTACCGTTATTTAAGTCTGACATTGTCTTGGAATTTACCAAAGAAAAAACGAATATTGGttgttcataataataataataataataataataatactaataatgtcataaattcgtttttttttaatgctttgatGTTGAATTTTTGCGCATTTGTGTTGCAGTCTGTTGAGGATCAAGGAATTCACATTCCCGACCAGACTGTAATTAAAAAAGGTAAGCAATTTCCCTCTGCATGTTTCTGCAAGTTTGCGCACACAttttatacacgcacacacacacattttgactcacacacacatttatacactcacccacccacccacccacccacacacacacaattctgCTCTACAGAACTCCATGCCTGACTGATCCTAATACGCGCTATAGCCTATTTTTCATTACATGCTTTCCAAGTGCATCAAACTGAGCTGCACCTTTCCCCcctataaccccccccccccccccttcttcttcttcgtgaTGGAATTTACTGTCAATGTTCCACATCATGCAAAGATGAGGGCAGCTGGTGTGCTTTTGTAATGACCACCAATAATAGGAATAACGTGCACAATACTTCATGCTGGTGTTTTTACTATACATATATCATAGTATTACTGTtccacagtattttttttatttttttataatctcCAACATGATAATTGGCCTCTTAATGCGTAATCTGAAGACTTGCTTTGACTGCCATTGTCTCTATTAGGCTCCCCTGAGCCATTAACGTCACAACTCATCCGTCCAAAAGTCGCACAGGCCCCTCTTTTGTCTCCGGTTGCACGCATGCGCAGCAGAAACAGCACCAGCAAATGCTTAATTCTATTATTGTAttctaatttgtatttttttttttttttttgctgcatagGTCCAGTGTCTTTATCAAAGAACAACATCTCCGGTATCCCCATCAACAAAGACGGACTTTTCGGCGGAGTGGTCAACCCCAACGAGGTGTTCTGCTCGGTACCGGGCCGGTTATCGTTGCTCAGCTCCACATCCAAGTACAAGGTGACGGTGGCGGAGGTGCAGCGACGTCTCTCCCCGCCGGAGTGCCTGAACGCCTCTCTGCTGGGTGGCGTGCTTCGGAGgtgagaggacacacacacacacacacacacacacacacacacacacacacacacacacacacacacacacacacacacacacacaaataaataaataaataaatacacaaaataattaaaatcaaccATGCGTGACACGTGCACATACAggcctttatttatttaattttgcagcgtttgcattttttttttagtggagGAGGGGTGTGTATTTGGGGCAATAATTACAAAAACAATTAAACAATTAACACCAATGCGCGGGAAAACGCTTTAAAAGGTTGCCACATGTTGTTTTAAAGGGACCTATGTATGTTGGATACACGCAcatacgcacaaacacacacaacattgTAATATTCATGTTCCTGCAGGGCCAAGTCGAAGAACGGCGGCCGATCCTTGCGGGAGAAGTTGGATAAAATCGGCTTGAATTTACCTGCGGGTAGACGCAAGGCGGCCAACGTCACCTTGCTGACGTCACTAGTAGAAGGTAAGCCGGAAATCACGTGTTCCATCGCGATATTAAGCCCCCCGCACATCACTgctccccccccaaccccccccacgCACACTCCATCGCTCCTCTCTGTGTGTTGGAAATCAGCATATGCGCTCATGCGTGTAATGTGGAGCGACTTTGCCTCGCAAGTAATAAAGCatgaagggtgtgtgtgtgtgtgtgtgtgtatgtgtgtgtgtgtgtgtgtgtgtgtagaaagaCACACATAGAGTGAACGGTGCTGGTAATTCTAGTGGCTTTTTTTTGTGTGGCCATGCAGACCCACGCAGGTCCATGGCCTACTTTTACGCGCGGATGGCGCGCTGCGTTAATTATTGGGCGCtgcttgttgtttgggtgaaaagtCGATCGATGCTCCACATTTCATTTtgactacttttgttttatttgattaaaaaaaaaaaaaaaaaaaaaaaaaggttttctatGGGTAATTACGCTCGTGTTAGTCATGAATGCGTCATTTTGTTCTGCGTTGCTGCGCAATGCATTTCGTTAAATGTCTACTCAAATTGAATTCGGTATAATCGGCACATGCGCCCTCCTGCAGGTGGAACTATATACACTAAAAGTCCTAAAATGTGAGATTTTTTTCCCTGCTTTGGCTTCCTTTGTGCGAGTGTGCTGTGGAGTTTTCATTGGTAATCGATGACACGGTGCTAAGCATGACACTCCGTCTATATTCGAAGGCATTACGGTTTGACTTCCATATATAGACGTTCTCACGGTGCCTACGGTAGAGCAGTAAACGCTGCTTTGTTGTGGTTTTTGCTGCCTTTTATTCGGGTTTCATTGTGTTTTGATCATGAAGCTGCTCAGGGGTCATTTTCTGGTTAATCTGAAGGGCTGTCGCCATTTTTTAATAACGCAAACATCATTGTTTTCCTCTCCCTCCCTCCTCTCAGGAGAAGCAGTGCATCTTGCCAGGGATTTTGGTTATGTGTGTGAGACCGAGTTTCCCGCCAAGGCAGTAGCTGAATATGTAAACCGTCAACACTCCGACCCAAACGAACAAGTCCAAAGAAAAAACATGCTATTGGCTACCAAGTAAGTGTTGTTAAGCAAGACATGCAGAatagctgttgttgttgttgaatggtGCAAAACACTTATAGGACGTGTGTTTTTTGCTCGGTTTATGAACAATTTATACGAACTCATTAAGAACAATGACAATATGGAACACATACAGATGtttcattaagaaaaataaagaaggtgCAAAACAATCCATGCAAGGTGCGTTTTTGGGCACACTGCTAAAATGCATGATTTGGCCTTTTGAAGTACAACATGAAATGACAGGATGTTTAGGAATACTTAAAACGTAATTAACTCATGCAGCAGGTGTGTGGTATAGGTGAGCAAAAACACTTTAAGGTGACTTTTCACCTTCAGCTCATTTGTGTGAAGTGATTATTACCAAAAAACAGCTGCAGGACGTTTATAATACAGAAAATACcacaaatgtataaaaaaaatggaGCAGGTTCATGTGTCAAAATACTAATTTTTTGTGTGCAGAACTGCATGTATTTGATTAGAGCACTTTTGTATATGCCTAGAAAGGACAATGCGTTTATTAAAAtcataatacaataaataaaaatgaataatgcATTGAAGCATCTTTGACATGGGTGACATGTAAAAAAACATCTCTTAATTTTTGATGAGAAAAAAATGCATGTATGTAGGCATGGTAAGAAAATAGAGGacgtttaataaataataaaaaatgaaataaattcataGAAATAATGCAAGCAGGGAACAGATGTATTTTTAGTAGGTGACATTGTTGAAAAATAACACTTTTAAGATGGTTTTGCAATGTTTAAATGCATGCATTCAGGTAGGCCAATAAAAGACAGGATATTAGAAAAAATGATAAAAAGGAAAtaaaataatgctaaaaaaaaaaaaaaaaaaaatttaaaaaatggaacCCGTGTTTGTCTTCGATCGTGACATGGCTTCAAATTTTCGCTGTGTGAACATGCATGCTTTTAAGTAGGCCAATAAATACAAtacatgtagaaaaaaaagcAATGCATTCATTCAGAGAATGCAAAACTGTAACATGTGTATTTTTAGTAAGTGATATTGAGgattttcattttattattatgacTCTTACATTGTATATAATTCATGTTAGGAAGGCCAATGAGAAACAGGacatttgtaaataaatgaaaatgatatCAAATAATGCACTAAAGTCATACAAATAATGCAAAAATGGAGCGTGTTTATCTTTGACAGGTGGCATTGTAACGTATTTTTTGCTTTGACAAATGCAACAGAAACAATAAAAAGTAACTTAAATAATGCATGAATTAATGacaattatgctttttttttatatatttaccggTGACACTGTGAAAAAATCTATTTAATTTGGCTGCAAAAaaaatacatgcacatatactgtaaatacaggacgtttaaaaatacattaaaaaaacataaaataatgcaataatttcataaaaataatgcaaaaatGAAACAGGTGTATTTTGATAGGTGATTTTGAAGATAAACAACTTTTAGTATGTTTGTTCGTTGCTGTGAAAAATGGCTGTATTTTTGACACattgtaaaataaaaacagcacatttttgctGTGAAAAATGCATACAATTAGGTAGTTTAGAAATAAAAGAACATGAAATAAAACAAtgcaataaattcataaaaataatgcaaacaatggaACACTTGTATGTGTATGTAGGTGATATCAAaggaaaaaacacatttaaggTTTTTATGTTTTTCCTCCCGTATAAACCTGCATGCATTTAGGTAGGGCAATTAAATACAggaggtttaaaaaaaatgcaataaattcataaaaataatGCAAAATTGTTTATCTTTGATATGGTGGTatcagaaaaacaaacaaacaaactcacaCAAAACACAACACCTATGTTTTGTTGTGAAAAAATCCATGCATTTTGGTAGACCAACAAAATgcaggaagtttaaaaaaaaaaaaaaatcaataaattcaTAAAGATAATGGAAAAATGAAGCACGTTTTCATTTTTGAGATGTGACtttaggaaaaaaacatacaacttttttGCTGTGACAAATACATGAATTTAGGTAGGCCAAAATGAAACAAAACAA
This genomic interval from Nerophis lumbriciformis linkage group LG07, RoL_Nlum_v2.1, whole genome shotgun sequence contains the following:
- the tfap2a gene encoding transcription factor AP-2-alpha isoform X2 is translated as MKMLWKLTDNIKYEDCEMLVHSFSAMDRHDGTSNGTARLPQLGGVGQSPYTSAPPLSHTPNSDFQPPYFPPPYQPIYPQSQDPYSHVNDPYSLNSLHAQQQPQHPGWPGQRQGQDGGLLHQHRSLPHQLCRDYRREVLLPSGHGLDTGLSDSIPIHGLPHSLEDVQSVEDQGIHIPDQTVIKKGPVSLSKNNISGIPINKDGLFGGVVNPNEVFCSVPGRLSLLSSTSKYKVTVAEVQRRLSPPECLNASLLGGVLRRAKSKNGGRSLREKLDKIGLNLPAGRRKAANVTLLTSLVEGEAVHLARDFGYVCETEFPAKAVAEYVNRQHSDPNEQVQRKNMLLATKQVCKEFTDLLSQDRSPLGNSRPQPILEPGIQSCLTHFSLISHGFGTPALCAAVTALQNYLTEAIKAMDKMYLNNNPNSHSDNGTKGDKDEKHRK
- the tfap2a gene encoding transcription factor AP-2-alpha isoform X3; this translates as MMEDDQDEVSNKDGGRNDFLRASSSEDRHDGTSNGTARLPQLGGVGQSPYTSAPPLSHTPNSDFQPPYFPPPYQPIYPQSQDPYSHVNDPYSLNSLHAQQQPQHPGWPGQRQGQDGGLLHQHRSLPHQLCRDYRREVLLPSGHGLDTGLSDSIPIHGLPHSLEDVQSVEDQGIHIPDQTVIKKGPVSLSKNNISGIPINKDGLFGGVVNPNEVFCSVPGRLSLLSSTSKYKVTVAEVQRRLSPPECLNASLLGGVLRRAKSKNGGRSLREKLDKIGLNLPAGRRKAANVTLLTSLVEGEAVHLARDFGYVCETEFPAKAVAEYVNRQHSDPNEQVQRKNMLLATKQVCKEFTDLLSQDRSPLGNSRPQPILEPGIQSCLTHFSLISHGFGTPALCAAVTALQNYLTEAIKAMDKMYLNNNPNSHSDNGTKGDKDEKHRK
- the tfap2a gene encoding transcription factor AP-2-alpha isoform X1 codes for the protein MMEDDQDEVSNKDGGRNDFLRASSSEMLVHSFSAMDRHDGTSNGTARLPQLGGVGQSPYTSAPPLSHTPNSDFQPPYFPPPYQPIYPQSQDPYSHVNDPYSLNSLHAQQQPQHPGWPGQRQGQDGGLLHQHRSLPHQLCRDYRREVLLPSGHGLDTGLSDSIPIHGLPHSLEDVQSVEDQGIHIPDQTVIKKGPVSLSKNNISGIPINKDGLFGGVVNPNEVFCSVPGRLSLLSSTSKYKVTVAEVQRRLSPPECLNASLLGGVLRRAKSKNGGRSLREKLDKIGLNLPAGRRKAANVTLLTSLVEGEAVHLARDFGYVCETEFPAKAVAEYVNRQHSDPNEQVQRKNMLLATKQVCKEFTDLLSQDRSPLGNSRPQPILEPGIQSCLTHFSLISHGFGTPALCAAVTALQNYLTEAIKAMDKMYLNNNPNSHSDNGTKGDKDEKHRK